CGGGTGTGACGGGCCAGCACCTCACGCACGAAACGCGAGCAGAACTGGCGCCGGGAATGCAGGTTGAAGCCGGTGTCGTAGAACACGCCGACGTGGTTGGTCCACGAACCCGTCGCATCGGCCACTTCGCGAAACGGTCTGGCCGTGACCCGGATGAAGACCACATCGCCGACGGCGAGCCGCGGGGCCAGCGCGGTGAGTGGCAGCGCTGCCGTGGTTTCGGCTGCGCATGAGGGGTCTCCGGAGGGTTGGCGGGCCGGAGCATGCGTGCGGATTTCGACGTGCGGTGGCTGCGTGTCGCCAGGCGCGTCGGTCGGCCGGTGGGGTATCGGATGGCGGTACCCGCGGGCCGAGCGCCTACTGAAACTGCCCCGTCCCATCCACCACCAGCCCACCTTGCGGCTGCGGCAGCCTGTCGATCAGCGCCACGCCGGTGCTCGACGTGACGCGCACCTGCAGCGCGCCGGCCCCGATCGCGACCGGGTGGACGAAATAGTTGTAGTCGGTGCGCGGCACGGCGATCCAGTTGCCGGTGCCGTCGGGCTGGATTTCGAGCCGGGCGATCGGCACCGGGTGGTTGCGCACCTGGATTGCCGTCCAGTAGCGCGTGCTGCCTTCCTTGTAGCGGTACTGGACCGGGCCGCTGACGGCGCCCGTCACCACCTGCCATGTGATCGGCACGCGCCCGGCCACCGGTTCGGCGATGCGGGCGAAGGCCTCGGCGCTCAGGTCGACGTCGCCGGGGGCGCATTCAGGGCATTCGTCGACGATGCGTACGGTGACCGTGCCGAGCGGGCCGGTGACGCGCACGTGTTCGCCAC
This portion of the Leptothrix cholodnii SP-6 genome encodes:
- a CDS encoding YiiX/YebB-like N1pC/P60 family cysteine hydrolase, which produces MADATGSWTNHVGVFYDTGFNLHSRRQFCSRFVREVLARHTRQPAAQPRTGAGA
- a CDS encoding expansin EXLX1 family cellulose-binding protein, which translates into the protein MRRHPRRFPHRMLDLESALKRLACLCTLAGLAACGGGSPLAAASPTVDTDGGGTGATLGATRQGEGTYYAATGAGACSYDASADRMVAAMNHTDYAGSAACGEHVRVTGPLGTVTVRIVDECPECAPGDVDLSAEAFARIAEPVAGRVPITWQVVTGAVSGPVQYRYKEGSTRYWTAIQVRNHPVPIARLEIQPDGTGNWIAVPRTDYNYFVHPVAIGAGALQVRVTSSTGVALIDRLPQPQGGLVVDGTGQFQ